The following proteins are encoded in a genomic region of Molothrus aeneus isolate 106 chromosome 12, BPBGC_Maene_1.0, whole genome shotgun sequence:
- the ACAD9 gene encoding complex I assembly factor ACAD9, mitochondrial, with amino-acid sequence MQIPEEYGGLGLSNTMYARLGEITSLDGSIAVTLAAHQAIGLKGILIAGTEEQKAKYLPRLASGEHIAAFCLTEPGSGSDAASIQTRATLSEDGKHFLLNGSKVWISNGGLASIFTVFARTEVVDKDGQVKDKITAFIVERDFGGVTHGKPEDKLGIRGSNTCEVHFENTKVPIENVIGEVGGGFKVAMNILNSGRFSMGSASAGMIKKLIELTSEYACTRKQFNKKLSQFGLIQEKFCLMAVKAYVMESMAYLTAGMMDRPGFPDCSVEAAMVKVFSSEGAWACVSEALQILGGLGYMKDYPYERYLRDTRILLIFEGTNEILRMYIALTGMQHAGKILTDKIKAIKKGNVGVALGEFLTRLQDSLGRKVDLGLVGDHGVVHPSLQENAKKLEENVYYFGTTVRGLLSRFGKTIVEEQLVLKRVADVVINLYAMTAAISRASRSISIGLRNHDHEVLLTNIFCTEAYFKNNYAMAQLEKYADENLDDSIKKAAKQILEKRAYICSHPLDRTF; translated from the exons ATGCAGATTCCAGAGGAATATG GTGGTCTGGGCCTCTCAAACACCATGTATGCACGTCTGGGAGAAATCACCTCCCTGGATGGCTCCATTGCAGTGACCCTGGCAGCTCATCAGGCCATTGGGCTGAAG GGGATCCTCATAGCTGGCACCGAGGAGCAGAAGGCCAAGTACCTGCCCCGCCTGGCCTCGGGGGAGCACATTGCTGCCTTCTGCCTCACCGAgcctggcag TGGGAGTGATGCTGCATCCATCCAGACAAGAGCAACCCTGAGTGAAGATGGGAAACACTTCCTGTTAAATGGCTCCAAG GTCTGGATCTCCAATGGTGGCCTGGCCAGTATTTTCACAGTGTTTGCTAGGACAGAGGTTGTGGACAAGGACGGGCAGGTGAAGGATAAAATCACTGCTTTCATCGTGGAGCGGGACTTCGGCGGCGTCACCCACGGCAAGCCCGAGGATAAACTGGGCATTCGAGGCTCCAACA CCTGTGAAGTACATTTTGAAAACACCAAAGTGCCTATAGAGAATGTAATTGGAGAAGTTGGAGGGGGATTTAAG GTTGCCATGAATATCCTCAACAGTGGAAGATTTAGCATGGGCAGTGCATCTGCTGGAATGATTAAGAAGTTGATAG aGCTGACATCAGAGTATGCTTGCACCAGGAAACAATTCAATAAGAAACTCAGCCAGTTTGGATTAATTCAG GAGAAGTTCTGTTTGATGGCTGTGAAAGCCTACGTGATGGAGAGCATGGCTTACCTGACCGCAGGGATGATGGACAGGCCAGGCTTCCCTGACTGCTCCGTGGAGGCTGCCATGGTCAAG GTGTTCAGCTCTGAAGGTGCCTGGGCCTGTGTGAGTGAGGCTCTGCAGATCCTTGGAGGCCTTGGCTACATGAAGGATTATCCCTACGAGCGCTacctcagggacaccaggatcCTGCTCATCTTTGAG gGAACCAATGAAATCCTGAGAATGTACATTGCACTGACAGGGATGCAGCATGCAGGGAAGATCTTAACTGACAAAATTAA AGCAATCAAGAAAGGAAACGTGGGAGTGGCGCTGGGGGAGTTCCTGACCAGGTTAcaggacagcctgggcaggaaggTGGATCTGGGGCTTGTAGGTGACCATGGGGTGGTGCATCCCAGCCTCCAG GAGAATGCCAAGAAACTTGAAGAAAACGTTTATTATTTTGGAACTACAGTCAGGGGCCTGCTAAGTAGGTTTGGCAAG ACAATagtggaggagcagctggtgcTGAAGAGAGTGGCAGATGTGGTGATTAATTTGTATGCAATGACTGCAGCCATCTCCCGGGCCAGCCGCTCCATCAGCATCGGGCTCAGGAACCACGACCACGAG GTGCTTCTTACAAATATCTTCTGCACAGAAGCGTATTTCAAGAATAATTATGCCATGGCTCAATTAGAAAAAT ATGCCGATGAAAACTTGGATGATTCtattaaaaaagcagcaaagcagatCCTGGAGAAGAGGGCATACATCTGCT